Sequence from the Aquimarina sp. Aq107 genome:
CCAGGTATCAATTGGAGATGCTATCGTATTATTAGATAAAGTATGTATATATTGATATGTTTTATTATATGCAGCTTTTACAGACAAATCTTCGTCTAACAAATACCTCCCTGATATTCTAAATTCTGGTCCTCCATACGTTTCAATCACTTCATTTTTGTCAAAATTTAATGTCTCTATAACTGTACCTTCACCTCTAGGTGCTCCATCCTCATAAACATTTTGACTTCCTTCTCCCAAGGCATTAAACATAGAATATCTAATTCCGGCATCTAAGGTTATTTTATCTGTAAGCGCTATATTTCCTGAAAGAAAAACAGCAGATTCCAGTCCTCTTTCTTTTTGTATTTCCACCGGATCTATTATAGACTCAGGTCCTTTTGGTTTTATACTCCCTGGATTTACAACATATAATTTACCAGACAAACCGTAATCAAACTTGATATGCTTGTTATAAAGATGCTTAAACTGAAACTTTAATTCTGTTTCATCTATACTATATCCAAGGTCAAAGTCATTATTTGTTTCTCCATCAAACTCTATATCAAAATCGTATCGGCTGTTAGTAAAAACGAACTTACCAGTATTCTTATCATTAAATCGATGGTGCCATCGCAATGATAATGCTCTATTACCATATACATACAAAGAATCTGAAGTGATCCTAAAATCATCTCTGCTCCAATATCCCATTGCTTCGATTTTAGAGTTATCATTGATTTGATGATTATATTTAGCAATTACATCATAAAAAGAAGCTTCGCTATCCTTTAGAGATTCTTCATCTAATGACTTCAACACCCAATTTGCATATACACCTCTTCCTCCTAGCATTAGTCCGGATTTTTCTTTAAGAATAGGAGTTTCTATAAGTAGGTTTCCTGTTATGGGTCCAATAGAACCTTCTCCTCTAAATTTATCTACGCTGGCATTTTTTGTGGTTAGATCAAAAACAGAAGATAGCCTTCCTCCATATTCGGCAGGAATACCATTTTTATATATACTTACATCTCCTAATGCAAAAGGATTTAGTGCCGAAAAAATTCCAAAAAAGTGTTGAGGATTATATATCACAGCATCATCTAGCAAAATTAAATTTTGATCTGACTTTCCTCCTCTTACATTGTAACCGGAAGCTCCTTCTCCAGCAGTGGTTATACCTGGAAGTGTAGTAGCAACTTTTAGGACATCACGTTCTCCTAATGCTAAGGGAATATTCTTGGACGTTTGGACATTAATCTCTGTTTTAGTTACTACTTCTTCTACATTTTTGTTCACTTCTGCCTCTAGAATCACTTCATCCAATTGTTCTACACTTTCATTAAGTGAGAAATTTAATCTACCATTGTTATATAGTATTACTCGCTTCTTAACGTTTTCCATTCCCATAGCATTAACTTCTATAAGATTAGATCCTTTAGTCAATTCTACT
This genomic interval carries:
- a CDS encoding carboxypeptidase-like regulatory domain-containing protein gives rise to the protein MKKCLLLIILLNFQGVVAQGNDSLITISFENTNLKTVLLQIEERTNYNFYFQDSWLEEYKKISGDYEDVPVEVVLNDIFKNTIVNFYIINESDIVLTLNNVIHDTLPDGFFGKKGVNNFSSEMPNDENISAVFTAVPKSSTARIETVRIGKAIRNNSNKKFKLLGHIINRQSNKPISNSIIVVNGKDVGVETDNNGFYEVELTKGSNLIEVNAMGMENVKKRVILYNNGRLNFSLNESVEQLDEVILEAEVNKNVEEVVTKTEINVQTSKNIPLALGERDVLKVATTLPGITTAGEGASGYNVRGGKSDQNLILLDDAVIYNPQHFFGIFSALNPFALGDVSIYKNGIPAEYGGRLSSVFDLTTKNASVDKFRGEGSIGPITGNLLIETPILKEKSGLMLGGRGVYANWVLKSLDEESLKDSEASFYDVIAKYNHQINDNSKIEAMGYWSRDDFRITSDSLYVYGNRALSLRWHHRFNDKNTGKFVFTNSRYDFDIEFDGETNNDFDLGYSIDETELKFQFKHLYNKHIKFDYGLSGKLYVVNPGSIKPKGPESIIDPVEIQKERGLESAVFLSGNIALTDKITLDAGIRYSMFNALGEGSQNVYEDGAPRGEGTVIETLNFDKNEVIETYGGPEFRISGRYLLDEDLSVKAAYNKTYQYIHTLSNNTIASPIDTWKLSDLNIKPQSSQQYSLGVYKNFDNAAYEISLEGFYKRSNNSIDFKTGAEVLLNENIETVILQGKGKAYGVEFLFKKQSGRFNGWLGYTYSRSFIQLDSPFREEQVNNGDFFPSNFDKPHDFSLVANYKLTKRFSLSTNLVYQTGRPVTFPVGNFVFNGAEYPVFSDRNKFRIPDFYRLDIGINIEGNHKRKKLAHSFWTISVYNVLGRDNPFSVFFVTENGEVKGLKSSIFSVPVPSITYNFKF